In the Grimontia kaedaensis genome, one interval contains:
- a CDS encoding glycoside hydrolase family 3 protein has protein sequence MLKGKIIVSGVTSLAILTGCFLESKVPYFPDWPQINSAIKKDPEIESRVAEILAQMTLEEKVGQMIQPDLRSVTPEEAKEYKLGSLLNGGGGWPDGNKYATAQDWAEEADKYYLAIEEAYADRGFRIPFMWATDAVHGHNNVFKATVFPHNIGLGAANNPKLIKQIGKATAREVAATGLDWTFAPTVATPRDYRWGRVYEGYSEDPEIVYQYAGKMVEGLQGGTRGLKSERHVISNVKHWLGDGGTTDGVDRGMNEYSEEYLRNIHATGYFSGLDAGAQVVMTSFNSWHNEANYDVMGTDNYNKKLHGSKYIVNDVLKDKMGFDGLVVTDWNGHSEINGCTAGNCPQAVLAGNDIFMVTARKDWQAFYRNVIDQVNDGTIPMSRIDDAVTRILRVKMRAALWEKPQPTERRLAGNQDVLGSDAHRELARKAVAQSLVLLKNKDKALPLSSQKQYLVVGSAAHDIQKQTGGWSLTWQGTENTLERDFPGATTMLMAMQAQVGEENVFTDISSAPQDATAVVVIGEDPYAEMFGDINKTKTLEYATLKSSYGADLRLIKSLKEQGFKVVTVFFSGRPLYVNEEINHSDAFVAAWLPGTEAGGITDVLFGVDDKDFRGRLSFSWPKTKCSTTINRKAPNLMDYQTPEMEQDIEGDHAPLFAYGYGLSYNKRKSSKLKTDLDNLPLDPREYGCGLDAPDDGIATTNLEIFGRSADDEFIPRIAGSSNGWVGVTVSNGTPTTIGSITTTPIDHLHQQDAVNVKFTGEAPAQIYMQTADEQVTDKQSYLNADATLQFDIDMKSTAPQSMILATHCEWPCLGQVPIHKVLPAPSGQDETKWTTIKIPLQCFADEGMAFQILNTPFLIYADEEVEFNLGEVRYVPRSLDAAEDAITCEELKVPVEPPLEGDIVDIWETWEPNINTWQARTDTWEGLTDHVVVTGNDPSDNTHEFTVTYDAASPEYYKGLVLVQGKTLNLSNFTSGNLTFDIYIETYGEPANPGETQTEEVVVKMESTAGSGNDYPLGSLATGQWHTISVPVAELNTGALDITKVNTPFATLSDWNASQAGVVYRVRDIKLEQ, from the coding sequence ATGCTCAAAGGAAAAATCATAGTGTCAGGAGTGACATCGCTAGCCATTCTGACGGGATGCTTTCTCGAATCGAAAGTCCCGTACTTCCCAGACTGGCCGCAGATTAACAGCGCAATCAAAAAAGATCCGGAGATAGAAAGCCGGGTTGCAGAGATACTCGCGCAAATGACGCTGGAAGAGAAAGTTGGACAGATGATCCAACCTGACCTTCGAAGCGTGACACCAGAAGAGGCGAAAGAATATAAGCTGGGCTCTTTGCTCAATGGTGGCGGTGGTTGGCCTGATGGCAACAAATACGCCACCGCTCAAGATTGGGCTGAGGAAGCTGATAAATACTATCTTGCCATTGAAGAAGCCTATGCAGACCGTGGTTTCCGTATTCCTTTCATGTGGGCAACTGATGCCGTGCATGGCCACAACAACGTTTTTAAAGCCACAGTCTTCCCACACAATATCGGCCTTGGTGCCGCCAACAATCCCAAGCTCATCAAACAAATCGGTAAAGCGACTGCACGAGAAGTCGCAGCGACTGGCCTTGACTGGACATTTGCCCCCACCGTCGCTACACCGCGCGACTATCGCTGGGGACGCGTTTATGAAGGCTATTCAGAAGATCCTGAAATTGTTTATCAATACGCTGGCAAAATGGTTGAAGGCTTGCAAGGTGGCACAAGGGGCCTGAAAAGCGAACGCCATGTTATTTCCAACGTGAAACACTGGCTCGGTGATGGCGGTACCACTGATGGTGTCGACCGCGGAATGAATGAATATAGTGAAGAATACCTTCGTAATATTCACGCAACCGGCTACTTCTCAGGCCTGGATGCTGGCGCGCAAGTGGTCATGACATCGTTCAACTCTTGGCATAACGAAGCCAACTACGATGTGATGGGCACCGACAATTACAATAAGAAGCTCCACGGCAGTAAGTACATCGTCAACGATGTACTGAAAGACAAAATGGGCTTTGATGGGCTGGTTGTCACAGACTGGAACGGTCACAGCGAAATCAATGGTTGTACCGCAGGCAACTGTCCGCAGGCGGTGCTCGCCGGTAATGACATCTTCATGGTCACTGCCCGTAAAGACTGGCAGGCATTTTATCGCAATGTCATTGACCAGGTGAATGATGGCACCATTCCAATGAGCCGTATTGACGATGCGGTCACCCGTATTCTCCGTGTAAAAATGCGTGCAGCACTTTGGGAAAAACCGCAGCCTACCGAGCGTCGACTGGCGGGCAATCAGGATGTCCTGGGGTCAGATGCACATCGCGAACTGGCACGTAAAGCGGTTGCTCAATCGTTGGTACTCCTCAAGAACAAAGACAAAGCCTTACCCTTGTCGTCGCAAAAGCAATATCTCGTGGTGGGCAGTGCTGCCCATGACATTCAAAAGCAGACTGGCGGCTGGTCGTTGACCTGGCAAGGTACCGAGAACACTCTGGAACGTGACTTCCCAGGTGCAACAACCATGCTGATGGCAATGCAGGCGCAAGTCGGCGAAGAGAATGTTTTTACGGATATCTCTTCCGCACCTCAGGATGCCACTGCCGTCGTGGTGATTGGTGAAGACCCTTACGCCGAGATGTTTGGCGACATCAACAAAACTAAGACGCTGGAATACGCAACGCTCAAATCCTCTTACGGCGCTGATCTTCGTCTGATTAAATCGCTCAAAGAGCAAGGCTTTAAAGTCGTCACCGTATTCTTCTCTGGCCGCCCACTTTATGTAAATGAAGAGATCAACCACTCTGACGCCTTTGTAGCAGCATGGCTACCAGGCACGGAAGCGGGTGGTATCACTGACGTGCTGTTTGGTGTTGATGACAAAGACTTCCGCGGTCGTCTTTCTTTCTCCTGGCCAAAAACCAAGTGTTCTACCACCATCAACCGCAAAGCGCCGAATCTGATGGACTATCAAACACCGGAGATGGAGCAAGATATCGAAGGTGACCATGCACCGCTGTTCGCTTACGGCTATGGCCTTTCTTACAACAAGAGGAAAAGCAGCAAGCTGAAAACCGATCTGGATAATCTTCCACTCGATCCACGTGAATACGGTTGTGGCCTGGATGCACCAGATGACGGTATTGCGACCACCAATCTAGAAATCTTTGGTCGTTCAGCCGATGACGAATTTATACCTCGCATTGCAGGATCATCGAATGGTTGGGTCGGCGTGACCGTGTCCAACGGTACACCAACAACCATTGGCTCTATTACCACTACACCAATCGATCACCTCCACCAGCAAGACGCAGTCAATGTGAAATTCACTGGCGAAGCGCCAGCGCAGATCTACATGCAAACTGCGGATGAGCAGGTCACCGACAAGCAAAGTTACCTGAATGCGGATGCTACCCTGCAGTTTGATATCGACATGAAATCAACCGCGCCGCAAAGCATGATTCTGGCAACGCATTGTGAGTGGCCTTGTCTGGGTCAGGTCCCTATCCACAAAGTGCTTCCAGCGCCAAGTGGCCAAGATGAAACCAAGTGGACGACCATCAAGATCCCACTGCAGTGTTTTGCTGACGAGGGCATGGCATTCCAGATTCTTAACACGCCGTTCCTGATTTATGCCGATGAGGAAGTCGAGTTCAATCTGGGTGAGGTTCGCTATGTGCCACGCAGTCTCGATGCTGCAGAAGACGCTATTACCTGTGAAGAGTTGAAAGTGCCGGTTGAGCCGCCACTCGAAGGCGATATCGTTGATATCTGGGAAACGTGGGAACCAAACATCAACACTTGGCAAGCGCGTACAGACACTTGGGAAGGTTTGACAGACCATGTTGTCGTGACTGGCAACGATCCTTCAGATAATACTCATGAGTTCACCGTGACTTACGATGCGGCGAGCCCTGAGTATTACAAAGGCTTGGTGCTGGTGCAGGGTAAAACCTTAAACCTGTCTAATTTCACTTCAGGCAACCTGACGTTCGATATTTACATCGAAACCTATGGTGAACCTGCAAACCCTGGTGAAACCCAAACCGAAGAAGTCGTCGTCAAGATGGAATCGACGGCTGGCTCTGGCAATGACTATCCATTGGGCAGCCTTGCCACTGGACAATGGCACACCATTTCAGTACCCGTTGCGGAGCTGAACACGGGCGCTTTGGATATCACCAAAGTGAATACGCCGTTTGCCACCTTGTCTGACTGGAATGCCTCGCAAGCTGGTGTGGTCTATCGAGTGCGCGATATTAAGCTCGAGCAGTAA
- a CDS encoding Bor family protein, which translates to MKKELLVLSLVLVMSGCAQQTFVVNGNDGTLEDEQMQSFFVSGIGQKKTVDAASVCGGAENVAKVEVQQTFLDGVLGFVTFGIYTPRDARVFCK; encoded by the coding sequence ATGAAAAAAGAACTTTTAGTATTGTCATTAGTACTTGTCATGTCAGGTTGCGCTCAACAAACGTTTGTTGTCAATGGGAATGATGGTACTTTGGAAGATGAACAGATGCAGAGCTTTTTTGTATCAGGTATTGGCCAAAAGAAAACAGTTGATGCAGCTTCCGTATGCGGTGGTGCAGAAAATGTCGCTAAAGTGGAAGTTCAGCAAACCTTCCTAGATGGTGTTTTGGGTTTTGTCACTTTTGGTATTTACACCCCTCGTGATGCCAGAGTTTTTTGTAAATAG
- the manA gene encoding mannose-6-phosphate isomerase, class I, with amino-acid sequence MTTQFFPLKNVIQDYAWGSYTSLTELFDMPNPEKKPQAEIWMGAHPNGCSKIAVENKEILLSDFIGSDMENILGASTTQQFGELPYLFKVLCAEKALSVQVHPSKAQAEAGFAKEEAAEIPLSASFRNYKDPNHKPELVFALTDYMAMNGFRDYSDILGFFHQLNIEELASLVSALQDNQNEQGLSDFFGALLSLEGETKDTAVSKLLAYADANQTDELFGLLLTLSEQYPGDIGLFSPLILNTLTLQRGEAMFLDACTPHAYIKGTGLEIMANSDNVLRAGLTPKHMDVPELISCTRCLPMPEETILLAPSIQSNAQHYPIPVPDFKFSVYRNTKNEVLSTQSAEILFAIDAPVTVSHSNGETVTLKKGESVFIPAYVGDYQTSCEGLFARAYN; translated from the coding sequence ATGACAACACAATTTTTCCCTCTGAAAAACGTTATCCAGGACTATGCTTGGGGCAGTTACACTTCGCTGACTGAACTCTTTGATATGCCGAACCCAGAGAAAAAACCACAAGCGGAAATCTGGATGGGTGCTCACCCAAATGGCTGTTCAAAAATCGCTGTCGAGAACAAAGAAATCCTGCTGTCAGATTTCATTGGCTCAGACATGGAAAACATTCTGGGCGCATCCACTACCCAACAATTTGGTGAACTGCCTTACCTTTTCAAAGTGCTGTGTGCTGAAAAAGCGCTGTCGGTGCAAGTTCACCCAAGCAAAGCTCAGGCTGAAGCCGGTTTTGCAAAAGAAGAAGCAGCAGAAATTCCCCTGTCAGCAAGCTTTAGAAACTACAAAGATCCTAACCACAAGCCGGAATTGGTTTTCGCGCTGACTGATTACATGGCGATGAACGGCTTCCGGGATTACAGCGATATTCTGGGCTTCTTCCATCAGCTCAACATTGAAGAGTTGGCTTCACTGGTAAGTGCTTTGCAAGACAACCAGAACGAACAAGGCCTGAGTGACTTCTTCGGCGCCCTGCTTTCTCTGGAAGGCGAAACCAAAGACACAGCAGTATCTAAACTACTGGCCTATGCAGACGCGAACCAAACTGATGAATTGTTTGGATTGCTGTTGACGCTGTCTGAGCAGTACCCAGGCGATATTGGCCTGTTCTCACCACTGATCCTGAATACGCTGACTCTTCAGCGGGGTGAAGCGATGTTCCTTGATGCCTGCACGCCGCATGCTTATATCAAAGGTACAGGTCTGGAAATCATGGCGAACTCAGACAACGTGCTTCGCGCAGGTTTGACACCAAAACATATGGATGTACCGGAACTGATTTCCTGCACACGATGCTTGCCAATGCCAGAAGAAACCATCCTGCTAGCACCAAGCATTCAAAGCAATGCGCAGCACTACCCGATTCCTGTGCCGGATTTTAAATTTAGTGTTTATCGAAACACCAAAAATGAAGTCCTGAGCACACAGAGCGCTGAAATCCTCTTTGCTATTGATGCGCCTGTTACTGTTTCACACAGCAATGGAGAAACGGTCACCTTGAAAAAAGGCGAATCCGTTTTCATTCCAGCGTATGTCGGCGATTACCAGACCAGCTGCGAAGGTCTTTTTGCCCGCGCCTATAACTAG
- a CDS encoding ABC transporter ATP-binding protein: MASEHAFHSDPLLRVRDLCVDYITDDGHFRAVKSVSFDIGRGEVFGLAGESGCGKSTIAFSVNNLHKPPAYISGGEIWLEERNLRTLSNKELAAVRWSEIAMVFQSAMNSLNPVLTLEEQFVDVICHHKGWTRAEAIDRAYKMLDLVNIPRDRLRDYPHQFSGGMRQRLVIAIALSLSPKLIIMDEPTTALDVVVQREILQQIFTLKEEFGFSVLFITHDLALMTQLSDRIAIMRHGEIVEVNTSKEIRQNPQHEYTQKLWASFPNIHDRDGSKAKFEQGATA; the protein is encoded by the coding sequence ATGGCAAGTGAACACGCCTTTCATAGTGACCCTTTGTTAAGGGTTCGAGATCTATGCGTTGACTACATCACGGATGATGGTCATTTCCGCGCGGTGAAATCGGTCAGCTTTGATATTGGTCGAGGTGAAGTCTTCGGGTTGGCTGGGGAATCCGGCTGCGGGAAAAGTACCATCGCATTTTCGGTGAACAATCTGCACAAGCCACCTGCGTACATTTCCGGCGGCGAAATCTGGCTAGAAGAGAGAAACCTGCGCACGCTGTCCAACAAAGAGCTGGCAGCGGTTCGTTGGAGCGAGATCGCCATGGTATTCCAAAGTGCCATGAATTCTTTGAATCCGGTACTCACGCTCGAAGAGCAATTCGTGGATGTGATTTGTCACCACAAAGGGTGGACGCGTGCAGAAGCGATTGATCGCGCCTACAAGATGTTGGACTTGGTGAATATTCCCCGTGACAGGTTGAGAGACTACCCGCACCAGTTCAGTGGCGGCATGCGTCAGCGTTTGGTGATTGCGATTGCACTGAGTCTGAGCCCGAAACTTATCATCATGGATGAACCCACCACTGCGCTTGATGTGGTGGTGCAACGCGAAATCCTTCAGCAGATATTCACCCTTAAAGAAGAATTTGGCTTCTCTGTGCTTTTCATTACCCATGATCTGGCTTTGATGACTCAACTCAGTGACCGCATTGCCATCATGCGTCACGGCGAAATAGTGGAAGTAAATACTTCAAAAGAAATTCGCCAGAACCCGCAACACGAATACACCCAGAAGCTTTGGGCCTCTTTCCCTAATATCCATGACAGAGATGGGAGCAAAGCCAAGTTTGAACAGGGAGCAACCGCATGA
- a CDS encoding cysteine-rich CWC family protein, translating to MSQCPECGNALECTAESGQCWCMQYPNILPPAAGDNLSCLCKTCLAKHINEKLESLYQEYSTNDLIRLAKPYREQKELVEGLDYTIERGFYVFSAWYHLRRGSCCGNGCRHCPYGKAEPSGYNNVG from the coding sequence ATGAGTCAATGTCCCGAGTGCGGAAACGCGCTTGAATGCACTGCTGAGTCTGGTCAATGCTGGTGCATGCAGTATCCCAATATTCTTCCTCCGGCAGCAGGAGACAACCTCTCGTGTCTGTGTAAAACCTGTCTGGCAAAACACATCAACGAGAAGCTGGAAAGCCTCTATCAGGAATACAGCACCAATGATTTGATTCGCCTGGCAAAGCCCTATCGCGAGCAAAAAGAGTTAGTAGAAGGGCTGGATTACACCATCGAACGTGGATTCTATGTATTCTCGGCTTGGTACCATTTACGTCGGGGCTCCTGTTGTGGCAATGGCTGTCGCCACTGCCCATATGGCAAAGCAGAACCATCAGGCTACAACAACGTGGGCTAA
- a CDS encoding DUF805 domain-containing protein — MSWYIYALRNFSDFSGRARRKEYWMFLLINIIIFILISIIQKAVHIPHVDIHMIYSLFIAIPAFAVSVRRLHDIGKSGWWALLALIPIVGSLVLLYFHTKDSEEGDNLYGSNPKLNSMLSN, encoded by the coding sequence ATGTCTTGGTATATTTATGCTTTAAGAAACTTTTCTGACTTTTCAGGGAGAGCGCGAAGAAAAGAGTATTGGATGTTCCTTCTAATCAACATCATCATTTTTATCTTAATCTCTATTATACAGAAGGCGGTTCACATCCCACATGTTGATATACATATGATTTATTCACTGTTTATTGCGATACCTGCGTTTGCAGTTTCAGTTAGAAGACTTCACGACATAGGAAAGAGTGGATGGTGGGCATTGCTTGCGTTGATACCAATCGTTGGCTCGCTCGTGTTGCTATATTTTCATACCAAAGACAGCGAGGAGGGCGACAACCTGTATGGGTCGAACCCCAAACTAAACAGCATGTTATCAAATTGA
- a CDS encoding bifunctional NUDIX hydrolase/phosphatase PAP2 family protein encodes MTKKLLTFFLYFFALSPTFATEQSETIRGAACLVSDDQGRVLVTRDILNNRISIPGGFVDSDNPADAAIRETLEETGIAVEVIKEFTRLDRAVLFDCRALSPIAIHNQEDGNAMVASWQAEHFGREVRNVSMIKPSSVDIKEVRFPDQVRMIPTWLETATPSETAHFEEFSHMSAEFNVWNASINQMFQQAIKAMPSIFGGLLTASSAMGSGVLFFLLIPIAMASGGVKRVSQLMFTTVAVTLIVSFAKLHFAVPRPFYLFPDLQLTGASGFAFPSGHTATAFAVWGLVYLWLKEAGKGYLAIWLIPSVLVALSRVYLGVHYVTDVLAGAVIGTLVVSVSHTLTQRQNKLVSPVLWALIGVVTLPLAATQIQPTFLYCAAFSLTFAVMLFLTKKQIPAIDTPLGKKGFIWAFVSVAAVAGLIGGVGLVSNSSIEILAAITLGFTVLPVLLAWVVPKLGR; translated from the coding sequence ATGACAAAAAAACTGCTCACCTTCTTCCTTTACTTTTTTGCCCTTTCACCTACATTTGCTACCGAACAATCGGAAACCATCAGAGGCGCTGCCTGTTTAGTCTCAGATGATCAAGGCCGCGTGTTAGTCACCCGGGATATTCTGAATAACCGAATTTCAATACCCGGCGGCTTTGTAGATAGCGATAATCCTGCTGACGCTGCGATCCGAGAAACCCTCGAAGAAACGGGTATTGCGGTTGAAGTAATCAAAGAGTTTACACGATTAGATAGAGCCGTTTTGTTTGATTGTCGTGCCCTATCCCCTATTGCCATCCACAATCAGGAAGATGGCAATGCCATGGTGGCCAGTTGGCAAGCGGAGCATTTTGGCCGGGAAGTTCGCAACGTCTCCATGATCAAACCAAGCTCAGTAGACATTAAAGAAGTCCGATTCCCCGATCAGGTAAGAATGATCCCAACCTGGCTGGAAACAGCCACACCCAGCGAAACCGCCCACTTCGAAGAGTTCAGTCATATGAGTGCTGAGTTCAATGTGTGGAATGCGTCGATTAACCAAATGTTCCAACAAGCCATCAAAGCAATGCCTTCCATTTTTGGTGGACTGCTTACAGCGTCCTCGGCAATGGGAAGCGGCGTGTTGTTCTTCTTGCTTATCCCAATTGCAATGGCATCTGGCGGCGTAAAACGGGTTTCTCAATTGATGTTTACAACTGTCGCTGTCACCTTGATTGTCAGCTTCGCAAAGCTGCATTTTGCCGTTCCCAGACCCTTTTATCTGTTCCCAGATCTCCAGCTTACAGGCGCTTCAGGCTTTGCGTTCCCGAGTGGCCATACAGCCACAGCCTTTGCAGTATGGGGGCTGGTTTATCTGTGGTTAAAAGAAGCAGGTAAGGGATATCTCGCTATTTGGTTAATACCGTCGGTATTGGTGGCATTAAGCCGCGTTTATCTTGGTGTCCATTATGTTACCGACGTGCTGGCCGGAGCCGTGATTGGTACGTTGGTGGTTTCAGTTTCACACACTTTGACTCAACGCCAGAACAAACTTGTTTCGCCAGTATTGTGGGCACTGATTGGCGTTGTCACCCTTCCGCTCGCCGCCACCCAGATCCAGCCAACTTTTCTCTACTGTGCGGCTTTTTCACTGACTTTCGCTGTGATGCTATTCCTGACCAAAAAGCAAATCCCGGCTATTGATACACCTTTAGGTAAGAAGGGTTTCATTTGGGCATTTGTCAGTGTCGCGGCAGTTGCCGGGTTGATTGGCGGTGTAGGGCTAGTATCCAACTCAAGTATCGAAATTCTTGCTGCAATCACACTAGGATTTACTGTGTTGCCTGTGCTGCTGGCTTGGGTGGTTCCTAAACTCGGTAGATAA
- a CDS encoding dicarboxylate/amino acid:cation symporter — MVDAASNGDGKMSLTAKVIVGLVAGIILGLAINILGLNPAGGFVDTYITNGLFHVVGKMFVNALKMMVVPLVLFSLICGVCGIGDIKTLGRVGSKSFALYILTTAVAIAVAITIASISGIGTGMQMAADTAFSGREAPPLSQVLIDIIPNNPVNALSEGEMLQIIFFAILMGVCILMVGKEAKKVVELVEVLNEIMMKMVTLIMEIAPYAVFCLIAKAMANLGLGLFVELIGYVVVLIGILLVHLFVVIPTILKVFSGLNIVTFMKKARNMQVFAFSTASSNATIPVTLRTVTERMGVKNSVGSFTVPFGATINMDGTAIMQGVATVFIANIYGIDLGVGGFLTVILMAVLASIGTAGVPGVGLIMLSMVFAQVGLPLEGIGLILGVDRLLDMVRTAVNVTGDAAVSCIVAKSEGKLDESVFNDPSAGIVAHVEIDHDAEQELADIAKG, encoded by the coding sequence ATGGTAGACGCTGCATCAAACGGTGATGGCAAGATGAGCCTAACCGCCAAGGTTATTGTCGGCTTGGTAGCCGGTATTATTCTTGGACTCGCTATTAACATTCTGGGCTTAAACCCAGCAGGTGGATTTGTAGACACCTATATCACAAACGGCTTGTTCCACGTTGTGGGCAAAATGTTTGTTAACGCGTTGAAAATGATGGTGGTTCCGCTGGTACTCTTCTCGCTGATTTGCGGGGTATGCGGGATTGGTGACATTAAAACGCTCGGCAGAGTGGGCTCGAAATCTTTCGCGCTTTATATTCTGACGACCGCCGTTGCGATCGCTGTGGCAATCACAATCGCATCAATCAGCGGCATTGGTACTGGCATGCAAATGGCCGCTGATACTGCGTTCTCAGGCCGCGAAGCACCACCACTTTCTCAAGTGCTTATCGACATCATCCCTAACAATCCAGTGAATGCGCTTTCCGAAGGCGAGATGCTGCAAATCATCTTCTTCGCCATTCTGATGGGTGTGTGTATTTTGATGGTGGGTAAAGAAGCGAAGAAAGTCGTTGAGCTGGTGGAAGTGCTGAACGAAATCATGATGAAGATGGTTACCCTCATCATGGAAATCGCACCTTATGCAGTATTCTGTCTGATCGCCAAAGCCATGGCCAACCTCGGCTTGGGACTCTTTGTTGAGTTGATAGGCTATGTGGTTGTGCTGATTGGCATCCTGCTGGTTCACCTCTTTGTGGTTATTCCAACCATTTTGAAAGTGTTCTCTGGCCTGAACATCGTGACCTTCATGAAGAAGGCGCGCAATATGCAGGTATTCGCATTCAGTACTGCAAGCTCGAACGCGACGATTCCTGTTACGCTGCGCACTGTGACTGAGCGTATGGGCGTGAAGAACTCTGTGGGCTCTTTCACTGTTCCGTTTGGTGCAACCATCAACATGGATGGTACAGCGATCATGCAGGGCGTAGCGACGGTGTTTATCGCCAATATCTACGGTATTGATCTGGGCGTAGGTGGCTTCCTTACCGTGATTCTGATGGCCGTACTGGCTTCCATCGGCACTGCTGGTGTACCGGGTGTTGGCCTGATCATGCTGTCGATGGTATTTGCACAGGTTGGCCTGCCACTGGAAGGTATCGGCCTTATCCTGGGTGTTGACCGTCTGTTGGATATGGTTCGTACCGCGGTTAACGTTACTGGTGATGCGGCAGTCAGCTGTATCGTTGCTAAAAGCGAAGGCAAGCTGGATGAGTCAGTCTTCAACGATCCGAGCGCTGGTATTGTTGCGCACGTGGAAATTGACCATGATGCGGAACAAGAACTAGCAGATATCGCAAAAGGCTAA
- a CDS encoding ABC transporter ATP-binding protein: MSQPIIEVKNVSKTFLAGGGFSKKEPFEALRGISFDLHKGRALALVGESGCGKSTVARLITKVHEMTTGDILFKGQSIDTINSGKALREYRSNVQMVFQDPFGSLNPAHTIDHHIARPLKIHNQATTEEEVKQRQRELMELVELDPDCLSKFPHQLSGGQRQRINLARALGVGAEVILADEPTSMLDVSIRLGVLNLMQRMKKEMGIGFLYITHDLATAHYIAEETAVMYRGQIVEWGDTQEILSNPQHPYTKLLISAVPDPDLPFADLIHQTENYSQNADEVRILSAKLQPEIQKVSDNHFVRNWESAA; this comes from the coding sequence ATGAGCCAGCCAATCATTGAAGTCAAGAACGTCTCAAAAACCTTCCTTGCAGGTGGCGGTTTCTCTAAAAAAGAACCCTTTGAAGCACTGCGCGGAATCAGCTTTGATCTTCACAAAGGGCGCGCATTAGCGTTGGTCGGAGAATCTGGTTGCGGAAAAAGTACTGTGGCGCGTCTTATTACCAAGGTACATGAGATGACGACAGGAGATATTCTGTTCAAAGGGCAGAGTATCGACACCATCAATTCGGGCAAAGCACTGCGCGAATATCGCAGTAATGTACAAATGGTCTTCCAAGACCCATTTGGTTCGCTCAACCCGGCTCACACAATCGATCACCATATTGCTCGACCGCTGAAAATCCATAACCAGGCCACGACCGAAGAGGAAGTGAAGCAACGCCAACGCGAACTGATGGAACTGGTCGAGCTGGATCCGGATTGTCTCTCCAAGTTTCCTCATCAGCTAAGCGGTGGTCAGCGACAGCGTATCAACCTGGCAAGGGCATTGGGTGTAGGTGCGGAAGTGATTCTGGCGGATGAACCAACCTCAATGCTGGATGTTTCAATCCGTTTGGGCGTGCTGAATCTGATGCAGCGCATGAAGAAAGAGATGGGCATTGGTTTTCTCTACATTACTCATGACCTAGCGACAGCGCATTACATTGCGGAAGAAACGGCGGTGATGTATCGCGGACAAATCGTAGAGTGGGGCGATACGCAGGAGATTCTTTCCAACCCGCAGCACCCATATACCAAGCTTCTGATCTCAGCGGTGCCGGATCCGGACCTGCCGTTCGCGGACCTTATCCACCAAACTGAAAATTACTCCCAGAACGCCGATGAAGTTCGTATTCTCAGTGCGAAACTGCAGCCTGAAATTCAGAAAGTCTCCGACAATCACTTTGTGCGTAATTGGGAGTCGGCGGCATGA